DNA from Clarias gariepinus isolate MV-2021 ecotype Netherlands chromosome 11, CGAR_prim_01v2, whole genome shotgun sequence:
TACTATATAATGCTCCTATGGAGTTAAGGAGAGCTTACAAGAAGTTAATTATTTATGTTAGATTTACTTCAGGAAATGGTCTTGTACTGTACGTACCGAGGTCATATGTTATAATGATGCAATTTTACTTAATCTACTTAATGCGTGTCACATAAAATGCAGCTGCTTTTAAACTTGCTAAACAGTCAATGTGCAACAGAGGCTGATTTTGATAGAAACTTACTGCATGAAGCTATATTATGATCAGCTAATTTTATCTGCTGTTAGCATTTTTATATGCGCTCACACCTGACTAGCATTTTAGTTTTAACCAAACCAGACCCATTGTAAGAGTTAACTACCCAGAGGggaaattttagtttttttttgtccaccaGTTGGATAGGTTATGAAACTCAGACTGGTGAGACTATGACTTCCTTTGGTTAAGCTATTTATCTttcacccagaggaaacctaggGCTTTGTGTCAAACATACTGTttagtcttcttctttgtctttcggctgttccctttcaggggtcgccacagcgaatcatctgcctccatctaaccctatgctctgcatcctcttctctcacaccaactaacttcatgtcctctctcactgcatccataaatctcctctttggtcaaACATACTGTTTAGTATTGAGCAAATAACTCAAAATACAAAGACTCAAAATACTTCTTTCCGTTTGATTTTTAACAGATTTTACTTTGATTACAGcatggtggccaattcatgtgtgaaaattatttttttatttaagttcccACTAGGAAAATAACTTTGTTGcctttgccttttttttgcctctaattagtctcactaacaggtggttttcttatggctaaAATTGGTCAAAAGCAATGAGGTTCATAAAAACTTTATGCACTCTCTGTACCTTTTGTATCAATATCACAAATGCACTTGCAATATCCTGAATATTGAATAATCCAGATGCTGCACACCTGCAGAGATTTTTTGCAAACTTTCGGGCCTCCCTGTATCTTGGTTAACAGTAATAAGCACACTTACCTTGGACACTCAGCTCAAATGATGCTTTTTTGACAAGTCCAGCCAATGAAACCACACACTCGTACATTCCAGAGTCTGAGTACCTCAGCCTGTCGAACTTGGGCTTGCTAATCAGTTTGACGTTGTTCTGCAACAGCGTCAGatatttgaaaattaaaaatctgatttaaatttattaaatgcaaatctgtttttattattcttattatttttacctttgTCCATGATATGTTGACAATTCCGGAGGCGTTCACCACCAATGCTGCCTCAAAGCTCTCGGTTAGGTTTTTAACAATCTTTCCCTTGGTGCTATTGGTGATATCGAGGTCTACAAAACAAAACGGAGAAAAAATATCAACCCTTCTGCATTTCATTATCCATGTCGATATGTATGCAGCAATCCTGTATTCACATTACAACAACATATCTGAAtccttatttaaattttttggtgTAACTTTCAATATTCATGTTTGCCAAGGACTCAAAGTCCGAAGCAGTCCATCCctttaattaagcaatattaaaTGAGTGGGGGTTGTGCTCAAATATCAGCCCGGTTGTAGGCACGAGACTGCAGATTGTGTGCCAAAGGTATCAcaactgtgctgatattcagtacaataGCAATTAtaattggtttgtttatttaactagtTGTTTTGCTCCGCCAATTTAGGGTAGGGTTAAGGTTTCCAGTTCTGCAGACCACACTGACCTATTTTTATCCATGCTGAAAATTGTTAGAACATGGTGTGATGCATACAGTTAAATGCctttcatccaatcagattactcagtcagataaaaaaaaaatctatttgtcaCTGAAGTGACTGCATGGCTGTGTATTATACTAAAATCTAGATCTAAGATACACATGACTTACACATTACGGTAAAACTGGCAGAGCCTGTCTTTGCTTCGTTGTCCACCAGGGAGCACTTATAATCCCCGCTGTCGGCCCGACTGACGCcgatgagtgtgtaagtgtccGAATTCTCAGTGGTCACCTTCTTTTCCTGCACATTTGAATTGAAGCACATTTAGTGAGTTTCAGAACAGAGCTCAGCTTCCCTATGCTTTTCACAATGTGGGGTTCTGTCTCATATTTcttgggaaaaagaaaaactagttcttgttataaatatgttaattataTGTGACTGAATATATATAGGTTTTACGTTCAAAAATGAAAAGTATCTGCTTTAACCTTACTGAATCTTTTATTTGAATATAATACAAATTGCATTCAGTCTTTTTCCCCTTAAGTACTTATGCTTTTACTTAGAAATAAAGACTTAAAACTTATTTCTGCTAATAAGTAAATCATCATTCTTAAAAACAGCACAGATTCCCATCCACGATGCGTCTCTGCCTTGTGACCCAACCTGGAAAATCCAGCTAttgtagataaataaataaataaaagtggacATATGGGCAAccacttctctctttttccaGTGCTAACGGAAGCAGCATGCTTGATAAAGGGtaatactgtagtgtatatatataaattatgcaAGATCCCACACCACCCTTAAAAGCAGCTTGACATTAAGAGTGCTCAGAATGAAAAGAGCCAGACGTGCTTTGCTTACCTTGATATGAAAATTGTAGCTGGTCGGAGGGGGGTTCCCATCAGCCGCACATTTCAGGGTCACGTTGTCTCCCTCCTTTATTGGGAGTGCAGACAAGACCTGGAGGCTGACCTTTTCACTGGGGTCTGTGCAGGGGAGAGGTGTGAAACTGACGGATTAGCTCATATGGAAGGCTACAGAAGGGGCAAACAGATAAAGCCACTAAGCAGATGGTCATAATGAGCCATTGAGAGCTTCTCGGTCTCAAGAGCAGAGGTTTTTCCCGAGTGAGGAGAGCTTTTGAGAGTAGCAGCAGGGCTAGGCTGGCTGTAATCATGCCCTGAGGCACCCAACAAAGCCCTATTCAAGCTTCAATGTTCCAGCTCCgtgtatttttaaaagcaattaGTGCTATCAGTAAACTCTATTATTCCAATTTGTcccaaatattaaaacaatccGAGTAATATGTTTATTAACATTGAAAGTGATTTAAAAGACGAGGATAGAGACTTACAGTGGACGACAAAAGTCATAGGAGAAGACACAAGGTCTGAGGCAAGGTTCTTATGATGGACGGCACAAGTGAACTTGGCATTCATATCTGCTTTTGTTGCTGCGTACTCGAGCTTGGAGGTTGCAGTCGAGAGGCCGGTGTTTTTGTCTGTCTCCAGGATTGGTGTGATTTTCACCACTGAAATGATATGGGACAATATGATTAGATACATTTTTAAGCCTTATCTGTCAAGTAAAAAACTCGGACTTGAGGTGCTTCGTACCGTTCTCAGCAGGTACGAGTGTAACATTGTCCTTCAGCCAGGTGATGGTAGCTGGGGGATTGGCATCTTTAGCAGAACAAGCTgccagctggaaaaaaaaaatccaaaaatagaCATTATTTTGCAAAATTCAGGTTCGTCTCAAAAGCAGCTAATGCACTGTCCTTACTTTTAAAGACTATCCAATCTATCTGTATTATCTATCTACGATTATAGGACGCTACCCTCTGTCACACACGAAGAATTGCTCTGGTTTCAGAAAGATGCCAAATATCAATTGAAAAAACAGAAGCTATTCGAATTCTGCTCTAGGCTTCTGGATGGATGCTTCTGGTTTTTAGTTTGTTCGAGTATATCTGTGTGAACTCTGAAAACAACTCATAATCAATACAGTTTAACATGACTTCGTTGACTGACCGTCGTTAGTTTGCCGAGCTCTATGACTTTGGATTGATTTGTGATTGTAGGTGGAGAAGGGACCTCTGCAGGAGAAAAGCAGATCATAGCATTTAATGAACATATGATTACTTCAGCATGTTGTGTAATCTTTAGTGTTATTTGAGAATATACTTACTCTCAATTATCACTTCAACTGGATACTCGAATACGTCTCCGTCTGTCACCACCATACAGGTGAATGTCTTCTGATCAGCCATTTTTGCCTTGAAAATTTGCAGGGCGAGGGTGTTTGTGAGATTGATTCTGCCATTGTACTCCTCGATTTGCAAGAACGTGATGTTTTGATGAGATTTTCTCAGAAGATCGACGACAGTGCCGTCCACTTTGGTCTGGGGAATAGAATTGGACATTTCTTAGAAGGGCTTCAACCGTGCATGTGCTTATGATCTAGTCCCACAGAGGACACAAGCTCACGTGCATGTCTTGATTTTAGCACCTAGGTGCAGATTGTACTATTACGATCTGATATTAGTGCTACTAATGACACTCTTTCAGGTTCCTGCCACATTGATTTTCTGTTGTGAGCCTAAAAACAGTAGTTGATATTACATAATCTTTTTTCAATCAGTTACAAAGACCAAAGTTTaagcttttctttattttttattttatggattGACAGTATTAATTGTATAAATTTAATGTTATATGCCCATTGTTTAATTGATTAGCATGACAATGCTAATCATGATAGAAAGGCCTAAGACTGCTGAACCAACCTACAATCTTCTTAGATCCACTCTAATGGAGCGTGTGTAGGATGCACTGGAAATATCACCATATATATAACCATATCACACCCGCTGAGGCCAGAGCTGCTCAGTCGGCTGCCCAGGAGGAGAACCACAACCCAGGTGGTTTTAACatgaatggttttaatgttatggcggATCTTTGTATATCTGTGGTCTTATTACCTATTTCTTGGTTTGTATTTAATAACTAATTTCTCACTTCAGTACACTTGAATATGTCCCCCACATACAAACCTGTACAATTTTCCAAATTAAAAATCTTACACTTCTGGTTTCTGTTTCACTCTAATGTTTTCAAAGAAATTTACATCTAGGATAGACTTACAATTCAAATTACACGTAATTAAATAACTGGAGCATGACCCTATTTTCTGACTCACCAAAGGCCATAAAGATTGGACAAGACTAAATAAGCAGGGGATGTACTTACATATTTCCATTTAGTTATTCTGATGTCCTCTAGTTTGATGTCTCCTTTTTTGTTGCAAGGCACCTCAACAGTTTCGCCATATTTGCCCACTAGGTTTGCGTACACACTCactggaagagaaaaaaagaagaatatcaTGCAAGATGGTTCCAGACATTGGTCGGCAAGTTTATTTCAGCTAACAGAAAACATACGACTTTTATTAATAAGTGTATAAGTGATGTTTAATGTAATCGGTATTGGATATTTAAAGAGCAGCAATCATGGAGGAATAATTTCTCCTATCAAATTTGAATCCTgctggatcagactgaatgtcCTCATCTGCTTGTCAGGCAAAGCAGTCAGAGAGTTTGAATATTCAAATAAAGCCAAATGCCACCAtggctttaaaataaatgcatcacTCATTTTCTCCACCTAAATCACGCCCGGTTCTCATTGGATTTATCAAAGCAAGAAGGGTTCAGTGTATATATGGATGCTGTATATACTCAGCTATACAGCATACTTAGGTTGGATACTATACACACTTGCAGGAGATACTGGTTTTAATCAGAATCTGCAAAAAGCCtgttaatttgttatttattaatattggaaaacaaaaaaaaaatccatttgagctgtttgtaaaatgaaattaaacgtCATGGATAAAACTGCAGCCAACCTCTTTCAGCAAAACACTAAAAACATCTTTGTTCtatattattatgaataaatgaatcatcacaaataatcataaattatcatcaatatataataaaaaaaggagtttttaaatgCTTCTTCCCaaggaaaataaatcaaatccaaaattgttttttcctttcttctatTCTATCTCGACATTTCAGGGGAATACGTTCCCATGTGTGTTTATGATAGTACTGTCCCCTTAAAACATACTACAGCATGTCCTGTCAGTGACATGGAAGGAACATGGAGGAAACCTCTTTTTTAATAGTTgaacatatttacagtacaaattgTGTCAGAGGACTGTGAGGGGAAAAAGTGATTGTTTATTAGGCATAATCGAGAAAGATTTTCAAATAATCGAGATCCTGATTTGAGACCATCTCGTCTAGCACTAGGCATTCCACTTCATGCTTATGTAATGGTTACACTGGATCCCTCTGGATGGTGCCTGATCATGACTCTAGGCACATTTGAATAAAGACAAAACATCACTGCATGCTTCACTTTTCAATGGACAAAAATTTTTCCCCTCTCTACGCTGTTGTCGAAACATTAACTCTTATGGATATTAGACTCCTGTAATTATCCAGTAGGCTTATCCTTATAACTGTCTGGTGGAAAGCCGATTAAGCTCATGTAAGTGTAAACACCTACTTAAAGCATGGATTAAAATGTACATATGATGTGATTATGGATAAACCATGCTTTGGTATGTCACTGCCTACACTTCAACTATCCATGACAATCACCTGATGCCACATCGACCGATTCCATTTACATTCCTTTACAAACTTTAACTGCTTTACTAATTTTAAGTCAGCATGCCTTTGTCTAAATTCATCAAGGACCCTCTGTCCTGTAAACACAGATGCAACCATCTGTCACTCCTGTCAACAATGGCCTCTGCTGTAGATTTATGACCTGAACAGACTTGCCGCAAAGCAGATCTTTGTCTCTACATGTGCATTTTTTGAagaatgcaaacaaaaaaatgggagttataaaatattttgctcgtcttaaatatttttattagttaaatCTGCTGGCAAGTCATCGCTTCAAAAGGGTCAGAAatggtttttaaatttaaagccaTGGGGATGTTACAGGCTTTTTTGTCCAGCCATGGGGATGTTACAGGGGTTTTTGTCCAGATTGGATCTTGATGGTTCATATTCATAACAGTAAGTGactcatatttttctttaatgtgaACACGTATGAAACGGCCGGCAAGCACATATCATTGTATGGTTCACACAAATGCCAGACAACAAAAAGTGAAAACACTGAATAAATCTGCTAGTATCACATCACAGTTTGTTCTGGAGTCATTAAACAACTCATCAGTTCTATATGATCAGGGTGTGGGGATGAAAAAATGGCCAGCTGAATAGCTTTTGCTATTTGTGAAAAAATTCAGCCTAGTCCCACACTAATTAAAGGGGACCTCACTCTCGCTCATTCTctgtactgcttatcctgtatagggtcgagaggggcctggagcctttcccaggggactcgggcaCAAGGTGGATGAGCTGTCAAAACATCACGGGGTACAagcactcacactctcacactcacattacaggcaatttggaaacgccaatcaccctggaggaaaccctgcaatcatagggagaacatgcaaactatagGGGGCAcctgttatgaaaaaaaatattggatgAGTCTTAAACAAGCCACTTCGATTTTCCTcataatgtgacctcatatagaAAGATACCCCTCCCCTAACTTGTTTCTGAGCGCCGCTGTTCTATGGCAGGGCGTGGATCGGTAGTAGCTCGGAcaagatgtgaaaaaaaagtgagtttGACTTATGTGAAAAGTGCAGACACACTTCTGGAAGTGTTACCTTGTAAATcaactagtaaaatatgggacctttaagttATCCCTTTAACCTGGCAATCTAAATGTGGCCTAGGATTTGGAAACTACATTAGTGAGAACAGAAACATCTACATGAAAGATGTATCTTCATTGAGATCAATGAAAATTTTCAATAAGAAATACTATGTTCTTTTTAAACTGATCTTTAAAGCACCGCTctgttttcctttcttttccccACCATGGCTTGAATGATTCAGCATTGCATAAAAAGGCGAAATGGCTAAAACACAATTCTCCTGACCTCAATTGCCACTCAACAGCTGTCTGTTTTACACAATTATTTATAatagcctttgtgttctttggatgcCACATGCAGTCatgccctaaaaaaaaaaaaaaagcactcctCTGCATCTAATCTTACTAAACAAACAGAAGACGCAATAACACCTACATTAGAGGACTGAACACCAGATGAGCACACAAAGAGAGAGCAGCAAGTGTGTTGTGCTGATTGCGCTGCGGGACAGGTGAAGTAAACAAATCCACCCCATCCCCCACGTTTCCAATCATCTTTAGCGAGCACGTCCTTTCTTTAAACATTTCCCTCACTGATAAGTCATCTGTTGCCAAAGTATCACTCAATGCTTAATTACCTCTGCCAACTGCACAAACAACACAAAACCCTGCTAAATATTAATACACTTAACCCATAGTTGTGTTTCACACACTGAATTATTTAGGAAAGTTTACGGTTGTAACATAATAACAAAGTATAACTGTTTGTCTTTGCACTCCAGGCTTTCTTACCACACAAAGGTACTTTTAATGAATTGTTAAAGAGATAGAATTTGTCATGAAGAAGTGAGTGAGAACACCACTTTATCCACTATAAAGGGTTAATCTCAGAAGATTAATTGCATGTGGCAGGGTACACCtggccaatccattgcagggcgcacacacacacacacacacacacactatggacaatttggaaacggttaacattaaaataacctgcatgtctttggactcggGGAggaaaacctggaggaaacccaacaagactcgagccaggaatcaaacccggaacctgaaggtgcaaggcgacagtgctaaccattaagccactgtgccgcctgcCCAATACTATAATTCTATCTAATACattatagtaaaataatcagCTAACAGCTGGCATAAATATAAATTCCTGTCATTAAATTACGCTTTTGTCATGTTATAAATGAATGGCTTaacatgaattaattatttataagaaaaatacacaagGGCATGAAGAAGCAAGGCTAGGGCTGGCAGCCAAGTAATACAGTCCATCAGTGACAGTCTCAGGTGTTTGCTTTAAGCTGGTATTTTGTATTCATGAGAATGCaccaatataatataatggCTGTTAATTAACTGTTTATTATCATTTTCTTCCAAATTGCATGTGGAAAAAAATGGACAGACTGTACAAATGTACGGTCAaagtataaatgaaataaagttaCAGATGGCAGAACctaaagttacatttttaaaaaatctgcttACTAGAAAACAGCATAAAGTCAGAAATTGTGAACATAGCTGGTAATTTATCCTGTAATGTGTGTTcatttatgatattttattaCTTTGCTATAATGTACAGCTCATCCGTAAATTTTTCATGGCTCAGCTATTTATAGTCCTCTCATCTCGTGTGATGAACAaccactactgtatattaacccACAATTCAATAACGTTTTCTTCTAGGCTTCtgctaaaaggaaaaaacagcttttaagaAGAGACTTTAGCAGGCACTAACCATTGAGACTATTAACCTTCAGGATAAGGAAGCTCAGTAAGGCTGTgtcgcttttttaaaaaagccaaCAGGCTGAAATTGATTTCCAGCACATATTACTTTCCCAAACGTTGGCTCGTCAATCTCGCGAGCAAGTGCCATTAAAGCATCTTGAAACTGCCGTAAATTAAGTCAGGGGTCGTCTGTGTTAGACTGATGcttcataaaaaacaaaagtcatTTTTGCAGGATAAGATGTAAGTGCACTCCGGAATCACATCCATTAAGTGCTAAATTATGAATTTGATGGGAGACGCCCCCCGAGGGGCTGGAATGCATTAAAAATCCAGCGATGTCTCCCATTAACGagcagtcattaaaaaaaacaagtgacaGAACATACTCTCTTTCTGGTGAAGCAAGATGTTGAGTTTTCAACACTGTGCCTTTATCCGCAGTACAAATTCATTCAGACAAGAGCGCATTTGAATCTCCAAGGCCGGCAGAGCAGCACGTGTTCGTACTATCACTATTTGCATGTGGGACACAGGGAGATCTGAACTGATGCCaaaacatgaaggtcagctaaCTTGTTTTAAAAGGCACTTTCTCTAGATTTGCAAACACCTCTGAAGAAAGTGAAAGCCGGTAAAAAGTTAAAGCTGTGTAAATGCGACGACACACATAGATTTCCCGCGCAGAACGGAAAggaaataagaataataatactGTCCACAGAACCTGGTTCATGGTATTCCATCATGTCTTTTGTTCTTACTTTGATTGTTCCACGTGCTTCAATTGTTACGCGTAACAAATCCTTCTTCATGACTCACGTGTGTCAACTGAGCATGCCTTGCTTTGCATGCTCCAGCTTCATTTCACATTCCTACATGTTTAGGGGCCTGTCCGGAACAGGAAGTTACAGGGTCATGCAGGTCCTAACCTGCCTACTACA
Protein-coding regions in this window:
- the alcamb gene encoding activated leukocyte cell adhesion molecule b isoform X1, with amino-acid sequence MRATAAFSACVLIVSLLDQVSVYANLVGKYGETVEVPCNKKGDIKLEDIRITKWKYTKVDGTVVDLLRKSHQNITFLQIEEYNGRINLTNTLALQIFKAKMADQKTFTCMVVTDGDVFEYPVEVIIEKVPSPPTITNQSKVIELGKLTTLAACSAKDANPPATITWLKDNVTLVPAENVVKITPILETDKNTGLSTATSKLEYAATKADMNAKFTCAVHHKNLASDLVSSPMTFVVHYPSEKVSLQVLSALPIKEGDNVTLKCAADGNPPPTSYNFHIKEKKVTTENSDTYTLIGVSRADSGDYKCSLVDNEAKTGSASFTVMYLDITNSTKGKIVKNLTESFEAALVVNASGIVNISWTKNNVKLISKPKFDRLRYSDSGMYECVVSLAGLVKKASFELSVQGAPVITKLSKWPINEGKLLSCKAEGSPKPTVQWSINGTKASEGISADGTITYNLTVAPTGNVTVSCTVYSELGYATKSIDISTLPDDTTEITDKRAEEEEDSNNQTQVVVGVVLGLIVAAVAVALAYWIYMKRTREGSWKTGEKENGTLEESKKLEETQSQKADA
- the alcamb gene encoding activated leukocyte cell adhesion molecule b isoform X2; this encodes MRATAAFSACVLIVSLLDQVSVYANLVGKYGETVEVPCNKKGDIKLEDIRITKWKYTKVDGTVVDLLRKSHQNITFLQIEEYNGRINLTNTLALQIFKAKMADQKTFTCMVVTDGDVFEYPVEVIIEKVPSPPTITNQSKVIELGKLTTLAACSAKDANPPATITWLKDNVTLVPAENVVKITPILETDKNTGLSTATSKLEYAATKADMNAKFTCAVHHKNLASDLVSSPMTFVVHYPSEKVSLQVLSALPIKEGDNVTLKCAADGNPPPTSYNFHIKEKKVTTENSDTYTLIGVSRADSGDYKCSLVDNEAKTGSASFTVMYLDITNSTKGKIVKNLTESFEAALVVNASGIVNISWTKNNVKLISKPKFDRLRYSDSGMYECVVSLAGLVKKASFELSVQGAPVITKLSKWPINEGKLLSCKAEGSPKPTVQWSINGTKASEGISADGTITYNLTVAPTGNVTVSCTVYSELGYATKSIDISTLPDDTTEITDKREEEEDSNNQTQVVVGVVLGLIVAAVAVALAYWIYMKRTREGSWKTGEKENGTLEESKKLEETQSQKADA